In Silene latifolia isolate original U9 population chromosome X, ASM4854445v1, whole genome shotgun sequence, the following proteins share a genomic window:
- the LOC141620239 gene encoding protein FAR1-RELATED SEQUENCE 5-like: MSTSDATTSSSTNNSFKTPRTRIETLNALQYIPFCPEEKKTKVGQVFETLESAELFYKEYCTICGFTPRLATTKRIKGNEIPNSFALRNVVCNRQGVKESRKRKRTDTDTDTADNDAQSDVTDISRWKVLCGGYDNIGATEVDFKNFVRDIKTYIGNFDAQMFVENLIGKKDTCSSFYFDFIVDENKCLTGVFWADPICIKNYMLFGDVLSTDATYGTNKHDMVFVPFTGVDHHKREQWIPAYFKDVSMSGLMRVTSRSESENSFFDRFLTPHLTLVEFWVCYESALEAQRHKQSMLNSDNKHSEIPRKTKSNLEVHASEIYSHNIFKDFQTELVAALSDCCFKYVEKIDETKIYILTDLQMPNKSWNVAYSPDNMKITCCCSIFQRMGLLCRHCLWIIHNQDFQKIPEQYIMQRWTKAAMSKPVFEKDGKLIDVSQKFSDRKSLSTELWQEVYSCVSVAECDDNDTKLLIEKLRDIRLDMISNRSVPAKKKDKMKEIEKLFDS; the protein is encoded by the exons atgagtacaagtgatgcaactacgtCTTCTTCTACAAATAACAGCTTTAAAACACCAAGAACAAGAATTGAAACATTAAATGCACTCCAGTACATTCCATTCTGTCCAGAGGAAAAGAAAACTAAAGTAGGACAAGTATTCGAAACACTAGAATCAGCAGAGTTATTCTACAAAGAATATTGTACAATCTGTGGGTTTACGCCAAGACTTGCAACAACAAAAAGGATTAAAGGCAATGAGATaccaaacagttttgcattaaggaatGTTGTCTGCAATAGGCAAGGTGTAAAGGAAAGTAGGAAAAGGAAGAGGACTGATACTGATACTGATACTGCTGACAATGATGCACAATCTGATGTGACAGACATAAGCC GTTGGAAGGTGCTGTGTGGAGGTTACGACAACATTGGTGCTACTGAGGTTGATTTCAAAAACTTTGTCAGGGACATAAAAACCTACATTGGTAATTTTGATGCGCAAATGTTTGTTGAGAATCTTATTGGGAAAAAAGATACATGCagttcattttactttgattttatagTAGATGAAAACAAGTGCCTGACTGGAGTGTTTTGGGCAGATCCGATCTGCATAAAGAACTACATGCTGTTCGGTGATGTGTTATCAACAGATGCTACATATGGAACAAACAAGCACGATATGGTGTTTGTGCCTTTCACAGGAGTTGATCACCACAAAAG GGAACAGTGGATCCCTGCCTATTTTAAAGATGTTTCAATGTCTGGCTTGATGAGGGTTACTTCTAGGTCTGAGAGTGAAAACAGTTTCTTTGACAGGTTCCTCACACCTCATTTGACCCTTGTTGAGTTTTGGGTGTGCTATGAGAGTGCCTTGGAAGCACAAAGACACAAGCAGTCCATGTTGAACAGTGACAACAAACACTCTGAAATCCCACGGAAAACAAAGTCAAACCTTGAAGTCCATGCTTCTGAAATATACTCGCACAACATTTTCAAAGATTTCCAAACAGAATTGGTTGCAGCTTTGTCTGATTGCTGTTTTAAATATGTGGAGAAGATTGATGaaacaaaaatatatattctaacAGACTTGCAGATGCCAAATAAGTCATGGAACGTAGCATATTCACCAGATAACATGAAGATTACTTGTTGTTGTTCTATATTTCAGAGAATGGGCTTGTTGTGCAGGCATTGCCTTTGGATTATACACAACCAAGATTTTCAGAAAATACCAGAACAATACATAATGCAAAGATGGACAAAAGCTGCAATGAGTAAGCCTGTCTTTGAAAAAGATGGCAAACTGATAGATGTCTCTCAAAAGTTTTCTGACCGGAAAAGTTTGAGTACTGAGCTGTGGCAAGAGGTTTATTCTTGTGTCAGCGTAGCTGAGTGTGATGATAACGACACGAAGCTTTTGATTGAAAAACTGAGAGATATTAGATTGGATATGATTAGTAACAGAAGCGTTCCagcaaagaagaaagacaagatgaaagaaatagaaaa gCTGTTCGACTCGTAG